One Amycolatopsis sp. NBC_00355 genomic window carries:
- a CDS encoding dienelactone hydrolase family protein, protein MTDELIAGTVTITGNSGDEIEAYAARPTDAATRGGVVVIHHMPGYDASTKEMVRRFAAEGYNAICPNLYAREAPGADPDDAAATVRAAGGVPDDRLVGDVSGAADYLKALENANGRVGVIGHCSGGRQAFLVGCSIEVDAAVDCYGAFVVNDPPEAMKFMKPLLGKASELSCPLLGIFGADDKFPSPDEVAVLAAELEKLGKEHEFHTYADAGHAFFAVDRPSYRPEAAKDGWERILDFYARTLSA, encoded by the coding sequence ATGACCGACGAACTCATCGCCGGAACCGTCACCATCACCGGGAACAGCGGCGACGAGATCGAGGCCTACGCGGCCAGGCCCACCGACGCCGCGACGCGCGGCGGGGTCGTGGTGATCCACCACATGCCCGGCTACGACGCGTCGACGAAGGAGATGGTGCGCCGCTTCGCCGCCGAGGGCTACAACGCGATCTGCCCCAACCTCTACGCCCGCGAGGCCCCGGGCGCGGACCCCGACGACGCGGCCGCCACGGTCCGCGCGGCCGGCGGCGTCCCGGACGACCGCCTCGTCGGCGACGTCTCCGGCGCGGCCGACTACCTGAAGGCCCTGGAGAACGCGAACGGCCGCGTCGGGGTCATCGGGCACTGCTCCGGCGGGCGGCAGGCGTTCCTCGTCGGCTGCTCGATCGAGGTCGACGCGGCGGTGGACTGCTACGGCGCGTTCGTCGTCAACGACCCGCCGGAGGCCATGAAGTTCATGAAGCCGTTGCTGGGCAAGGCTTCGGAGCTGTCCTGCCCGCTGCTGGGCATCTTCGGCGCCGACGACAAGTTCCCGAGCCCGGACGAGGTCGCCGTGCTGGCGGCCGAGCTGGAGAAGCTCGGCAAGGAGCACGAGTTCCACACGTACGCCGACGCCGGCCACGCGTTCTTCGCCGTCGACCGCCCGAGCTACCGGCCCGAAGCCGCGAAGGACGGCTGGGAACGCATCCTCGACTTCTACGCCCGCACGCTCAGCGCCTGA
- a CDS encoding neutral/alkaline ceramidase, whose product MRVSRRHVLAGAAALPFAAAVARPAAAAETALRVGVGIGDVTGPAAENGMMGYSMPQQQTAGIHLRTRARAYIVDDGTRRIVFVTAELGALFQSVHQGVLRELARKYGNTYTEQNVLLNATHTHSACGGDSHYAAYDLSILGFQQQTYDAVVAGIVEAVGHAHDNLKPGELSLGRTELTEASANRSRVAFELNPDKGHFPLSIDPAVTVLRFRQSGKDVGAITWFATHGTSMSNGNHLISSDNKGYAAYTWEHDHAGVRYLDGPPGFVAAFAQTNSGDMTPNLNLQPGTPETEFQNTQRIGELQFQAAKRAFDAANESVTGGVDHRMTYVDMSAVDVDPKFTPDGRPHRTCTAAIGVSMLAGSTEDGPGLPLPEGVKNPFIDWLGGIDAPIPQALADAQAPKVVAVPFGAMKPYPWAPEVLPLQIVRIGPLHLVAGPAEYTIVAGLRIRQTVAAELGVPLENVLMQGYSNAYSQYVTTPEEYDSQQYEGASTLFGRNTLPAYQQEFGKLAAAMKAGAPVPHGPVPRDLRGKLVNFQPGVVFDSAPLLKSFGDIVTDAKSSYRRGEEVSVAFVTGHPKNDLRRDGTFLEIQQYLDGRWVRYADDGDWATKFRWTRTFVSESRAEVTWDIPANTPVGKFRVVHFGAWKHGLTGAIAQLSGTSRAFVVS is encoded by the coding sequence ATGCGGGTGAGTCGTCGTCACGTCCTGGCCGGAGCAGCTGCCCTGCCCTTCGCCGCCGCCGTGGCCAGACCCGCCGCGGCCGCCGAGACCGCGCTCCGGGTCGGCGTCGGGATCGGCGACGTCACCGGGCCCGCCGCCGAGAACGGCATGATGGGCTACTCGATGCCGCAGCAGCAGACGGCCGGCATCCACCTGCGGACCCGGGCCCGCGCGTACATCGTGGACGACGGGACCAGGCGGATCGTCTTCGTCACCGCCGAACTCGGCGCGTTGTTCCAGTCGGTCCACCAGGGCGTCCTGCGTGAACTCGCACGGAAGTACGGGAACACCTACACCGAACAGAACGTGCTGCTCAACGCCACCCACACGCACTCCGCGTGCGGCGGCGACTCGCACTACGCCGCCTACGACCTGTCGATCCTCGGGTTCCAGCAGCAGACCTACGACGCCGTCGTCGCCGGGATCGTCGAGGCCGTCGGCCACGCCCACGACAACCTGAAGCCGGGTGAACTCAGTCTCGGCCGCACCGAGCTGACCGAGGCCAGCGCGAACCGCTCGCGCGTCGCCTTCGAGCTCAACCCGGACAAGGGCCACTTCCCGCTCTCGATCGACCCGGCCGTCACCGTGCTGCGGTTCCGCCAAAGCGGCAAGGACGTCGGCGCGATCACCTGGTTCGCCACGCACGGCACGTCGATGAGCAACGGCAACCACCTCATCAGCAGCGACAACAAGGGATACGCCGCCTACACGTGGGAGCACGACCACGCCGGCGTCCGCTACCTCGACGGCCCGCCCGGGTTCGTCGCCGCGTTCGCCCAGACCAACTCCGGCGACATGACGCCGAACCTCAACCTCCAGCCGGGCACGCCCGAGACGGAGTTCCAGAACACCCAGCGCATCGGCGAACTCCAGTTCCAGGCGGCGAAACGCGCGTTCGACGCGGCGAACGAGTCCGTGACCGGCGGCGTCGACCACCGGATGACCTACGTGGACATGTCCGCCGTCGACGTCGACCCGAAGTTCACCCCGGACGGCCGTCCACACCGGACTTGCACCGCGGCCATCGGCGTCTCGATGCTGGCCGGCAGCACCGAAGACGGGCCGGGCCTGCCGCTGCCCGAAGGCGTCAAGAACCCGTTCATCGACTGGCTCGGCGGCATCGACGCGCCGATCCCGCAGGCCCTCGCGGACGCGCAGGCGCCGAAGGTCGTCGCGGTGCCGTTCGGCGCGATGAAGCCGTATCCGTGGGCGCCCGAGGTGCTGCCGCTGCAGATCGTCCGGATCGGGCCGCTGCACCTGGTCGCCGGGCCCGCCGAGTACACGATCGTCGCCGGGCTGCGGATCCGGCAGACCGTCGCCGCGGAACTCGGCGTCCCGCTGGAGAACGTCCTCATGCAGGGCTACTCCAACGCCTACAGCCAATACGTGACGACGCCGGAGGAGTACGACTCACAGCAGTACGAAGGCGCGTCGACCCTCTTCGGCCGCAACACGCTCCCCGCCTACCAGCAGGAGTTCGGCAAGCTCGCCGCCGCGATGAAGGCCGGCGCTCCGGTCCCGCACGGGCCGGTCCCGCGCGACCTGCGCGGCAAACTGGTCAACTTCCAGCCCGGCGTCGTCTTCGACAGCGCGCCGCTGCTGAAGAGCTTCGGCGACATCGTCACCGACGCGAAGAGCAGCTACCGGCGCGGCGAGGAGGTGTCGGTCGCGTTCGTGACCGGCCACCCGAAGAACGACCTGCGCCGCGACGGCACCTTCCTGGAGATCCAGCAGTACCTGGACGGCCGCTGGGTCCGCTACGCCGACGACGGCGACTGGGCCACGAAGTTCCGCTGGACCCGGACGTTCGTGTCCGAGTCACGCGCCGAGGTCACCTGGGACATCCCGGCGAACACGCCGGTCGGGAAGTTCCGCGTCGTCCACTTCGGAGCGTGGAAGCACGGCCTGACCGGCGCCATCGCCCAGCTCAGCGGGACCTCCCGCGCCTTCGTCGTCTCCTGA
- a CDS encoding MFS transporter: protein MTTLSGRTRFRYSLGSFVTGSFGTVPGLILVKYLTDTMAVPAAAAGVIVFVPKAWDVLFNPIAGRMSDANLLKTGSRRRFLLIGGIGVSILFALMFAHPGFGSPLPDALYVAILFTACATAYAVFQVPFNALPAELTESADERTKLTSVRIGVLAVTILICGGGAPAITSGIGGVAGYRVMAIVIGLIVLAATLLVYFGLKDAPVGSLRPNTVSFKDLSRTIARWRPFRWLLGTYFIQALGIGTVLAAIPFFAQRILGSEGYGTVIFVIFVGPALLTMPLWPRLGARVGKLNGFRIATAAFAIGLLGLILAQSLPLVIILVFVALCGVGYAGISVFPLAILPDLITAEEERTGETRAGIAAGVWTAGETLGLALGAGLWSAILAFGGYVSSTDATTDQPHSAIVAILLGSSIIPGVLIALALPLLRRSVLEPRHEPA, encoded by the coding sequence ATGACGACGCTGTCCGGCCGGACGCGGTTCAGGTATTCGCTCGGCTCGTTCGTCACCGGGTCCTTCGGCACGGTCCCCGGCCTGATCCTGGTCAAGTACCTCACCGACACGATGGCCGTGCCCGCCGCGGCGGCGGGCGTCATCGTGTTCGTCCCGAAGGCCTGGGACGTGCTGTTCAACCCGATCGCCGGGCGGATGTCCGACGCGAACCTGCTGAAGACCGGCAGCCGGCGCCGGTTCCTGCTGATCGGCGGCATCGGCGTCTCGATCCTCTTCGCTCTGATGTTCGCCCACCCGGGCTTCGGTTCGCCGTTGCCGGACGCGCTGTACGTGGCGATCCTGTTCACCGCCTGCGCGACCGCGTACGCGGTGTTCCAGGTGCCGTTCAACGCGCTGCCGGCCGAGCTGACCGAGTCCGCCGACGAGCGGACGAAGCTCACCAGCGTGCGCATCGGCGTCCTGGCCGTGACGATCCTGATCTGCGGCGGCGGCGCCCCGGCGATCACCTCCGGCATCGGCGGGGTCGCCGGCTACCGCGTGATGGCCATCGTGATCGGGCTGATCGTGCTGGCCGCGACGCTGCTGGTGTACTTCGGGCTCAAGGACGCGCCGGTCGGGTCCCTGCGGCCGAACACGGTCAGCTTCAAGGACCTCTCGCGGACCATCGCGCGGTGGCGCCCGTTCCGCTGGCTGCTCGGCACGTACTTCATCCAGGCCCTCGGGATCGGCACGGTCCTGGCGGCCATCCCGTTCTTCGCCCAGCGCATCCTGGGCAGCGAGGGTTACGGCACGGTGATCTTCGTGATCTTCGTCGGCCCGGCGCTGCTGACGATGCCGCTGTGGCCGCGCCTGGGCGCCCGCGTCGGCAAGCTCAACGGCTTCCGCATCGCGACGGCGGCGTTCGCGATCGGCCTGCTGGGCCTGATCCTCGCCCAGTCGCTGCCGCTCGTGATCATCCTCGTGTTCGTCGCGCTCTGCGGCGTCGGCTACGCGGGGATCTCGGTGTTCCCGCTGGCCATCCTGCCGGACCTGATCACCGCCGAGGAGGAACGCACCGGCGAGACCCGCGCGGGGATCGCGGCCGGCGTGTGGACCGCGGGCGAGACGCTCGGCCTCGCGCTGGGCGCCGGGCTGTGGAGCGCGATCCTGGCGTTCGGCGGGTACGTGTCGAGCACCGACGCGACGACCGACCAGCCGCACAGCGCGATCGTCGCGATCCTGCTCGGCTCGTCGATCATCCCGGGCGTGCTGATCGCGCTGGCCCTGCCGCTGCTGCGGCGCTCGGTACTGGAGCCGCGCCATGAACCCGCCTGA
- a CDS encoding pyridoxal phosphate-dependent decarboxylase family protein, translating to MNPPEDVLASLRELRAGDLPTHGGRTLAYVYDSGLSEVDSLGAAAHALASSANGLDPTAFPSLLRMENDLVAAASRLLGDVPGVVGSVTSGGTESCLLSVLAARDAHPEIAAPSIVLPTTAHAAFHKAAHLFGLRRIDVPVDPVTFRADPAAMAAAIDDSTVLVVASAPSYAHGVLDPIPEIAAAALERGVRMHVDACIGGWVLPYFARLGADVPPFDFRVPGVTSISVDLHKYAYCPKGTSVLLHASAELRRTHYFASAGWPGYTMLNTTIQSTRSGGPLAAAWAVVRHLGEDGYLSLASSTREAVSRIRAGVAEIEGLRILGDPVSTLIAFTGDDGFDLFTVADEMKTRGWYVQPQFAHLTSPANLHLTVTAANHGSEKEFLTDLAASVDAARASGPVVIDPAVAEFVAALDPATLTSEQFAGLLAAAGLGGASGLPDRMAPINALLATAPAPLRERLLLEFLGALYTP from the coding sequence ATGAACCCGCCTGAGGACGTCCTCGCGTCGCTGCGGGAGCTGCGCGCGGGTGACCTCCCGACGCACGGCGGCCGCACGCTGGCCTACGTCTACGACAGCGGTCTGTCCGAAGTGGACTCCCTGGGGGCCGCCGCGCACGCGCTGGCGTCGTCGGCCAACGGCCTCGACCCGACGGCGTTCCCCAGCCTGCTGCGGATGGAGAACGACCTCGTCGCGGCGGCGTCCCGGCTGCTCGGCGACGTCCCGGGTGTAGTCGGTTCGGTGACGTCAGGCGGCACGGAGTCGTGTCTGCTCTCGGTGCTGGCCGCGCGCGACGCGCACCCGGAGATCGCCGCGCCGTCGATCGTGCTGCCGACCACCGCGCACGCGGCGTTCCACAAGGCCGCGCACCTGTTCGGGCTGCGCCGGATCGACGTCCCGGTCGACCCGGTGACGTTCCGCGCGGACCCGGCCGCGATGGCCGCGGCGATCGACGACTCGACGGTCCTGGTGGTGGCGAGCGCGCCGTCGTACGCGCACGGCGTCCTCGACCCGATCCCCGAGATCGCGGCGGCCGCTCTTGAGCGTGGCGTCCGGATGCACGTCGACGCCTGCATCGGCGGCTGGGTGCTGCCGTACTTCGCCCGCCTCGGTGCCGACGTCCCGCCGTTCGACTTCCGCGTCCCCGGGGTCACGAGTATTTCGGTGGACCTGCACAAGTACGCGTACTGCCCGAAGGGGACGTCGGTGCTGCTGCACGCGTCGGCGGAGTTGCGCCGGACGCACTACTTCGCGAGCGCGGGTTGGCCGGGCTACACGATGCTGAACACGACGATCCAGAGCACCCGCTCCGGCGGCCCGCTGGCGGCGGCGTGGGCGGTGGTCCGCCACCTCGGCGAAGACGGCTACCTGAGCCTGGCTTCCTCGACCCGCGAAGCCGTTTCGCGGATCAGGGCCGGTGTCGCCGAAATCGAGGGCCTGCGGATCCTCGGTGACCCGGTGTCGACGCTGATCGCGTTCACCGGCGACGACGGTTTCGACCTGTTCACGGTGGCCGACGAGATGAAGACCCGCGGCTGGTACGTCCAGCCGCAGTTCGCGCACCTGACGTCCCCGGCGAACCTGCACCTCACGGTCACGGCGGCGAACCACGGCAGCGAAAAGGAATTCCTCACGGACCTCGCGGCGTCGGTGGACGCGGCCCGCGCGTCAGGCCCGGTGGTGATCGACCCGGCGGTGGCGGAGTTCGTCGCGGCCCTCGACCCGGCAACCTTGACGTCGGAACAGTTCGCAGGCCTGCTGGCGGCAGCGGGCCTAGGCGGCGCCTCAGGCCTCCCGGACCGCATGGCGCCGATCAACGCGCTCCTCGCGACGGCACCCGCCCCGCTACGTGAGCGCCTCCTCCTGGAGTTCCTGGGCGCCCTCTACACGCCGTGA
- a CDS encoding DUF6295 family protein — MCTYLTEKFALEGSGKGARGWFRLNEGTVYVDHPVHAPYAHTVNIDFRNPDLGASARVALELTEEDALALADAIVAAVKSAPAGLASRNQ, encoded by the coding sequence ATGTGCACCTACCTCACCGAGAAGTTCGCCCTCGAAGGCAGCGGCAAGGGCGCCCGCGGCTGGTTCCGCCTGAACGAGGGCACGGTCTACGTCGACCACCCGGTCCACGCGCCGTACGCGCACACGGTCAACATCGACTTCCGCAACCCGGACCTGGGCGCCTCGGCCCGCGTCGCCCTGGAACTGACGGAAGAAGACGCCCTGGCCCTGGCCGACGCCATCGTCGCCGCGGTCAAATCGGCCCCCGCCGGCCTGGCCTCCCGCAACCAGTAG
- a CDS encoding sphingomyelin phosphodiesterase produces the protein MRRTAILAAVVTTALALLTAPAHAAPASVSVLSFNLWQLPWIANPNTSDKQARAEAAERVIRARAADVVVLEEAFSAQAESLRDRLVDAYPFQTPLVGQSCSTSPGWTSVSGNCSNSPIVVNGGVTVLSRYPITEKHQLVYRSSYSGTADYLANKGAALVRIFAHGKALWLAGTHLQADEAPDTLPKAHQIRMAQLGELRDLAAAHAPAADPVAIAGDLNIEYWAGQGRRDTLGRSQSEQGEAVLGGTLRTAGAGEYSFDAVTNPDAAKSVPATYRDSLDYVGSLRRAEVGPVQLVHYDGGTIPSDHYPVLAEIHY, from the coding sequence GTGCGCAGGACCGCCATTCTCGCCGCCGTCGTCACGACCGCACTCGCTCTCCTCACCGCGCCCGCTCACGCCGCGCCCGCGAGCGTGTCCGTCCTGAGCTTCAACCTGTGGCAGCTGCCGTGGATCGCCAACCCGAACACGTCGGACAAACAAGCGCGGGCCGAAGCCGCCGAGCGCGTCATCCGGGCCCGGGCCGCGGACGTCGTCGTGCTCGAAGAGGCCTTCAGCGCCCAGGCCGAAAGCCTGCGCGACCGGCTCGTCGACGCTTATCCGTTCCAGACGCCGCTGGTCGGGCAGTCCTGCTCGACGTCGCCGGGCTGGACGTCGGTGAGCGGCAACTGCTCGAACTCGCCGATCGTCGTCAACGGCGGCGTCACGGTGCTGAGCAGGTACCCGATCACCGAGAAGCACCAGCTCGTCTACCGCAGCTCCTACTCCGGCACCGCCGACTACCTGGCCAACAAGGGCGCGGCGCTGGTCCGGATCTTCGCCCACGGCAAGGCGCTCTGGCTGGCCGGCACGCACCTGCAGGCCGACGAGGCTCCCGACACCCTGCCGAAGGCGCACCAGATCCGGATGGCGCAGCTCGGCGAACTGCGCGACCTCGCCGCCGCACACGCCCCGGCCGCGGACCCGGTGGCCATCGCCGGCGACCTCAACATCGAGTACTGGGCCGGGCAGGGCCGCCGTGACACCCTGGGCCGCTCCCAGTCCGAGCAAGGCGAGGCCGTGCTCGGCGGGACGCTGCGGACGGCCGGCGCGGGGGAGTACAGCTTCGACGCCGTCACCAACCCGGACGCGGCGAAGTCCGTCCCGGCGACCTACCGCGATTCGCTGGACTACGTCGGCTCGCTGCGACGCGCCGAGGTCGGCCCGGTACAGCTGGTGCATTACGACGGTGGCACGATTCCCTCCGACCACTACCCGGTGCTGGCCGAGATCCACTACTGA
- a CDS encoding MFS transporter, whose amino-acid sequence MTGTGTPNRYKWVALSNTTLGVLMSALDGSIVIISLPAIFRGIGLDPLAPGNIGYLLWMILGYLLVQAVLVVTLGRLGDMFGRVKMYNLGFVVFSVASVALSFDPFHAGGGALWLIGWRVVQAVGGSMLTANSAAILTDAFPTEQRGMALGVNQITALAGQFLGLVVGGLLAEIDWRAVFWVSVPFGLLGTIWSIRSLREVGTPKRAKVDWGGNITFAAGTALLLAAITYGIQPYGGAATGWGNPLVLGGIGAGVLLLVTFGLIETRVVAPMFHLGLFRIRAFAAGNIAALLTSVARGGMQFMLIIWLQGIWLPLHGYDYERTPLWAGIYMLPLTVGFLLAGPVSGYLSDRFGARLFSTGGLLLVAAAFLGLLALPVNFPYPAFAALLVVSGIGQGMFSAPNTSAIMSSVPTEQRGVASGMRATFQNSGTSLSIGVFFSLMIAGLAGSLPQTLTSGLQAHGVAANVADGVAQLPPVSTLFAAFLGSNPVGHLLGPDVLAGLAPGDRATLTGGDFFPQLISGPFHHGLVIVFTAAAVMAVVAAIASASRGARYFHPTADAVKENR is encoded by the coding sequence CTCGACCCGCTCGCCCCGGGCAACATCGGCTACCTGCTCTGGATGATCCTCGGCTACCTGCTCGTGCAGGCCGTGCTGGTGGTGACGCTCGGGCGGCTCGGCGACATGTTCGGCCGGGTCAAGATGTACAACCTCGGCTTCGTCGTCTTCAGCGTCGCGTCGGTGGCGTTGTCGTTCGACCCGTTCCACGCCGGCGGCGGCGCGCTGTGGCTGATCGGCTGGCGGGTGGTGCAAGCCGTCGGCGGCTCGATGCTGACGGCCAACTCCGCGGCCATCCTCACCGACGCCTTCCCCACCGAGCAACGCGGCATGGCGCTGGGTGTCAACCAGATCACCGCGCTGGCCGGGCAGTTCCTCGGGCTGGTGGTCGGCGGGCTGCTCGCCGAGATCGACTGGCGCGCGGTGTTCTGGGTGAGCGTCCCGTTCGGGCTGCTCGGCACGATCTGGTCGATCCGCAGCCTCCGCGAGGTCGGCACGCCGAAGCGCGCGAAGGTCGACTGGGGCGGCAACATCACCTTCGCCGCCGGGACCGCGCTCCTGCTGGCCGCCATCACGTACGGCATCCAGCCCTACGGCGGCGCCGCGACCGGCTGGGGCAACCCGCTGGTGCTGGGCGGCATCGGCGCCGGCGTGCTGCTGCTCGTGACGTTCGGCCTCATCGAGACCCGGGTCGTCGCGCCGATGTTCCACCTCGGGCTGTTCCGGATCCGCGCGTTCGCCGCGGGCAACATCGCCGCGTTGCTGACGTCGGTGGCCCGCGGCGGCATGCAGTTCATGCTCATCATCTGGCTGCAGGGCATCTGGTTGCCGCTGCACGGCTACGACTACGAGCGGACGCCGTTGTGGGCGGGCATCTACATGCTGCCGCTGACGGTCGGCTTCCTCCTGGCCGGCCCGGTGTCCGGGTACCTGTCCGACCGGTTCGGCGCCCGGCTGTTCTCCACCGGCGGCCTGCTGCTGGTCGCGGCGGCGTTCCTGGGCCTGCTGGCGCTGCCGGTGAACTTCCCGTACCCGGCGTTCGCCGCGCTGCTCGTGGTCAGCGGCATCGGCCAGGGCATGTTCTCGGCGCCGAACACCTCGGCGATCATGAGCAGTGTCCCGACCGAACAACGCGGCGTCGCCTCCGGCATGCGGGCGACGTTCCAGAACTCCGGGACGTCGCTGTCGATCGGTGTGTTCTTCTCGCTGATGATCGCCGGCCTCGCCGGCTCGCTGCCGCAGACGCTCACCAGCGGCCTGCAGGCCCACGGCGTCGCCGCGAACGTCGCCGACGGCGTCGCCCAGCTGCCGCCGGTGAGCACGCTCTTCGCGGCGTTCCTCGGCAGCAACCCGGTGGGGCACCTGCTCGGCCCGGACGTCCTGGCCGGACTCGCGCCCGGCGACCGGGCGACGCTCACCGGCGGGGACTTCTTCCCGCAGCTGATCTCCGGGCCGTTCCACCACGGCCTCGTGATCGTGTTCACCGCGGCGGCGGTGATGGCCGTCGTCGCCGCGATCGCCTCGGCGTCGCGCGGCGCCCGTTACTTCCACCCGACCGCAGATGCAGTTAAGGAGAACCGATGA